In Hamadaea flava, a genomic segment contains:
- a CDS encoding Smr/MutS family protein — MKLVLDLHDIFNKGGEIDRALNGIVREAIAKKATLVEIIPGKGSGQLKKKVLRFLDQKEIKALYHRVEKDSKNFGRIFVHFRHK, encoded by the coding sequence ATGAAGCTCGTATTGGACCTGCACGACATCTTTAACAAGGGCGGCGAAATCGATCGCGCGCTCAACGGCATCGTGCGCGAGGCGATCGCGAAGAAGGCCACCCTGGTGGAGATCATCCCGGGGAAGGGTTCTGGCCAGCTCAAGAAGAAGGTCCTGCGCTTCCTCGACCAGAAGGAGATCAAGGCGCTCTACCACCGGGTGGAGAAGGACTCCAAGAACTTCGGCCGCATCTTCGTGCACTTCCGCCACAAATAG
- a CDS encoding ABC transporter ATP-binding protein: MSDVVLSVKDLTVDYGRHTPVRAVRQVSFDLARGEVLGIAGESGCGKSTLAYAITRLLRPPARLTGGSVTFTGPGEDPVDVLGLAGDALRAFRWRRIAMVFQSAMNSLNPVVTVRKQLADVFAAHEPDLPRKAVEERCEELLDLVGIDRARLSAYPHELSGGMRQRVTIAMALALRPDVIVMDEPTTALDVVVQRDILDEIDRLRELFGFAVVFITHDLSLLLEISDRLAVMYAGRFVETGTSREILDNPHHPYTQGLLRSFPSLRGDREALRGIPGTPPDLARLTGGCPFAPRCPHAFEPCSTEPALLDGVACHFVDERVTA; encoded by the coding sequence ATGAGCGACGTCGTGCTCAGCGTGAAGGATCTGACCGTCGACTATGGACGGCACACTCCGGTCCGGGCGGTCCGCCAGGTCAGCTTCGACCTCGCCCGCGGCGAAGTGCTCGGCATCGCCGGGGAGAGCGGCTGCGGCAAGTCCACATTGGCGTACGCGATCACCCGGCTGCTGCGTCCGCCCGCCCGGCTGACCGGCGGCTCGGTCACCTTCACCGGACCCGGTGAGGATCCCGTCGACGTCCTGGGGCTGGCGGGCGACGCCTTGCGTGCCTTCCGCTGGCGGCGCATCGCGATGGTGTTCCAGTCGGCGATGAACTCGCTGAACCCCGTGGTGACGGTACGCAAACAGCTCGCCGACGTCTTCGCGGCCCATGAACCCGACCTGCCCCGCAAGGCGGTCGAGGAGCGCTGCGAAGAACTCCTCGACCTCGTCGGCATCGACCGGGCACGGCTTTCGGCGTACCCGCATGAACTTTCGGGCGGGATGCGGCAGCGCGTGACCATCGCGATGGCACTGGCTCTGCGACCGGATGTGATCGTCATGGACGAGCCCACGACGGCGCTGGACGTGGTCGTGCAGCGCGACATCTTGGATGAGATCGATCGCCTGCGCGAGCTGTTCGGCTTCGCGGTCGTCTTCATCACCCACGATCTGTCGCTGTTGCTGGAGATCAGCGACCGGCTGGCCGTCATGTACGCGGGCCGGTTCGTGGAGACCGGGACGTCGCGGGAGATCCTCGACAATCCGCACCACCCTTACACCCAGGGCCTGTTGCGGTCGTTCCCGAGCCTGCGCGGCGATCGCGAAGCGCTGCGCGGCATCCCCGGTACGCCGCCCGACCTGGCCCGGCTCACGGGCGGCTGCCCGTTCGCCCCGCGCTGCCCGCACGCCTTCGAGCCCTGCTCCACCGAGCCGGCGCTGCTGGACGGTGTGGCGTGCCACTTCGTAGACGAGAGGGTGACGGCGTGA
- a CDS encoding ABC transporter permease: MTAVLATPTAPVTDVPRTRRRPSGKLLAGLGIAAAFVLLSVLGPLLTGDPEGLSYDQLQAPSGAHWLGTTNTGQDVLAQLMSATRGSLTIGVLVGVFATAFSLIVGVVGGYLGGWLDESFSLLSNVFLVLPGLPLVILITDYTETKGLLMIAAIISVTAWAGPARVLRAQTLSLRNRDYVDAARVAGEPGWRIVAFEILPNLAPIVAAQFVFAVLGGVLVEVGLAFLGLAGGASGSWGGMLYYALSASALPRGAWWWFVPPGLFCALLGTGLSLINFAIDERVNPRLRKEAR; this comes from the coding sequence GTGACCGCTGTGCTCGCCACTCCCACCGCGCCGGTGACCGACGTTCCGCGTACGCGTCGCCGACCGTCCGGCAAACTGCTGGCGGGACTGGGCATCGCCGCAGCCTTCGTGCTGCTGTCCGTCCTCGGTCCCCTGCTCACCGGCGACCCCGAAGGACTGAGCTACGACCAGCTCCAAGCGCCGTCGGGCGCGCACTGGCTCGGCACCACCAACACCGGGCAGGACGTGCTCGCCCAGCTGATGTCGGCCACCCGCGGCTCACTGACGATCGGCGTACTGGTCGGGGTGTTCGCCACTGCCTTCTCGCTGATCGTCGGCGTCGTCGGCGGCTACCTGGGCGGCTGGCTCGACGAGTCGTTCTCCCTGCTCAGCAACGTCTTCCTGGTGCTGCCCGGGCTGCCGCTGGTCATCCTGATCACCGACTACACCGAGACCAAGGGCCTGCTGATGATCGCGGCGATCATCAGCGTCACCGCCTGGGCCGGACCGGCTCGCGTCCTGCGGGCGCAGACGCTGTCGTTGCGCAACCGGGACTACGTCGACGCCGCCCGGGTCGCCGGGGAGCCCGGCTGGCGCATCGTCGCCTTCGAGATCCTGCCCAACCTCGCCCCCATCGTGGCCGCCCAGTTCGTCTTCGCGGTGCTCGGCGGCGTACTCGTCGAGGTCGGGCTCGCCTTCCTCGGCCTGGCCGGCGGGGCCTCCGGCTCCTGGGGCGGGATGCTCTACTACGCGCTCTCCGCCTCGGCGCTGCCCCGGGGCGCCTGGTGGTGGTTCGTGCCGCCCGGCCTGTTCTGCGCGCTGCTCGGCACCGGGCTGTCTCTGATCAACTTCGCCATCGACGAGCGGGTCAACCCGCGGCTGCGCAAGGAGGCCCGATGA
- a CDS encoding AAA family ATPase, translated as MNQPQPPLTPAQVTAFADLAARLTGAVGTVVLGKPEVVRLGLICLFAQGHVLLEDVPGVGKTTLARAMASAVQGQWRRVQFTPDLLPSDVTGVTIFNQASRGFEFHPGPIFANIVIADEINRASPKTQSALLEVMEERTVTVDGVRHAVPRPFLVVATQNPVEMDGTYRLPEAQLDRFLMKLSVGYPSELVEIEVLRGANIRSPEAIEPICSTDTVAEAIRLAQRVHTADPLYAYAVRLAAATRDHKHVRVGVSPRGVIALTRAAAAYALTEGRGFVLPEDFKALVEPVFAHRILLTPDAQLRGVTAAEVLQDAIESVPVPLPGQADSRSR; from the coding sequence GTGAACCAGCCCCAGCCGCCGCTGACCCCCGCGCAGGTCACCGCGTTCGCCGACCTGGCCGCCCGGCTCACCGGAGCCGTCGGAACGGTCGTCCTCGGCAAGCCCGAGGTGGTGCGGCTGGGGCTGATCTGCCTGTTCGCGCAGGGGCACGTCCTGCTGGAGGACGTGCCCGGCGTGGGCAAGACGACGCTGGCCCGCGCCATGGCCAGCGCCGTGCAGGGGCAGTGGCGGCGGGTGCAGTTCACGCCGGACCTGCTGCCCTCCGACGTCACCGGCGTCACGATCTTCAACCAGGCGTCGCGTGGATTCGAGTTCCACCCGGGCCCGATCTTCGCCAACATCGTGATCGCCGACGAGATCAACCGCGCCTCGCCGAAGACGCAGTCGGCGCTGCTGGAGGTGATGGAGGAGCGCACGGTCACCGTCGACGGCGTACGCCACGCGGTGCCGCGCCCGTTCCTCGTGGTCGCCACGCAGAACCCCGTCGAGATGGACGGCACCTACCGACTGCCTGAGGCGCAGCTCGACCGGTTCCTGATGAAGCTGTCCGTCGGCTATCCGAGCGAGCTGGTCGAGATCGAGGTTCTGCGCGGGGCCAACATCCGCTCGCCCGAGGCCATCGAACCGATCTGCTCCACCGACACGGTCGCCGAGGCGATCCGGCTGGCCCAGCGTGTGCACACCGCCGACCCGCTCTACGCGTACGCGGTGCGCCTGGCCGCCGCGACCCGCGACCACAAGCATGTCCGGGTCGGGGTCAGCCCTCGTGGCGTGATCGCGTTGACGCGAGCGGCGGCGGCGTACGCCTTGACCGAGGGCCGCGGCTTCGTTCTGCCGGAGGACTTCAAGGCTCTGGTGGAGCCGGTGTTCGCGCACCGCATCCTGCTCACCCCGGACGCGCAGCTGCGCGGGGTGACCGCCGCCGAGGTGCTGCAGGACGCGATCGAGTCGGTGCCGGTGCCGTTGCCCGGTCAGGCTGACTCGCGGTCCCGATGA
- a CDS encoding DUF58 domain-containing protein — translation MPITPRGLGLGVGGVLLALAGIRFGYPELVVVGATALVAIGCALTYGVWRPRLEVDRSVDPDRVGRGEGSHVVLTVRNSSRLLAASLVAEDSCGRLGADGQTVHDKVAVAVPVLRLRAGATMDVGYPVPTGRRGVIQVGPLRVTRRDPLGLLSLGRDHGGSASIWVHPRIHPLQAVPAGVSRSMDGRIDRVPHGSITFDTLREYVMGDELRHVHWRTSAKVGELMVREHLDTSLPRIVVLLDDRAESWTAPAEPDGEIAAFEGACEAAASVIAAAVREDLPVVLHTVGGRAVAGHRGSAQPQLDALAEVAPSATADESDTVDSRLANAANRLRQHRPGDTLVYLTGIGGVADLGLVGALRGAFATVVTGILGPIGPDEPQPGGAGMLFLRAEDGVEFAAEWEGVGRW, via the coding sequence CTGCCGATCACGCCGCGTGGCCTCGGCCTGGGCGTCGGCGGGGTGCTGCTGGCGTTGGCCGGGATCCGATTCGGCTATCCCGAGCTGGTGGTGGTCGGCGCGACCGCGCTCGTCGCGATCGGCTGCGCGCTCACCTACGGCGTGTGGCGGCCTCGGCTGGAGGTGGACCGTTCGGTCGACCCCGACCGGGTCGGCCGCGGCGAGGGCAGCCATGTCGTCCTGACGGTCCGCAATTCCAGTCGGCTGCTCGCGGCGAGCCTGGTCGCCGAGGATTCCTGCGGTCGCCTGGGTGCGGATGGGCAGACGGTCCACGACAAGGTCGCGGTCGCCGTGCCGGTGCTGCGGCTGCGCGCCGGGGCGACCATGGACGTCGGCTATCCGGTGCCGACCGGGCGGCGGGGCGTGATTCAGGTCGGCCCGCTGCGGGTGACCCGGCGTGACCCGCTGGGTCTGCTCTCGCTGGGTCGCGACCACGGCGGTTCCGCCTCGATCTGGGTGCATCCGCGCATCCATCCGCTGCAGGCGGTCCCGGCCGGCGTCAGCCGCAGCATGGACGGCCGCATCGACCGGGTTCCGCACGGCAGCATCACGTTCGACACGCTGCGCGAATACGTGATGGGCGACGAGTTGCGGCACGTGCACTGGCGGACCAGCGCCAAGGTCGGCGAGCTGATGGTGCGCGAGCACCTCGACACGAGCCTGCCCCGGATCGTCGTGCTGCTGGACGACCGGGCCGAATCGTGGACCGCGCCGGCCGAGCCGGACGGCGAGATCGCCGCGTTCGAAGGGGCCTGCGAGGCGGCCGCGTCGGTCATCGCGGCCGCGGTCCGCGAGGACCTGCCCGTCGTGTTGCACACCGTCGGCGGGCGGGCCGTCGCCGGGCACCGGGGCAGCGCGCAACCGCAGCTCGACGCCCTCGCGGAGGTCGCACCATCGGCTACCGCCGATGAGTCAGACACTGTGGACAGTCGGCTCGCCAACGCGGCCAATCGACTGCGCCAGCATCGGCCCGGTGACACGCTCGTCTACCTCACGGGCATCGGCGGAGTGGCGGATCTCGGGCTGGTCGGAGCATTGCGCGGCGCCTTCGCCACCGTCGTTACTGGGATTCTCGGCCCGATCGGACCCGACGAGCCGCAACCAGGTGGTGCGGGGATGCTGTTCCTACGCGCCGAGGACGGCGTCGAGTTCGCCGCCGAGTGGGAGGGGGTCGGCCGATGGTGA
- a CDS encoding fibronectin type III domain-containing protein, with amino-acid sequence MVDLSPGAIGRRARTKGGIVTIATVLALVAGVALTWFGLGAKDHAAANYDSSSWLWSSLKGEMARVNGVTGRVDTRMGVPNSAGHTMQVSQTDRFLVLRDVNTGKLDAFDLATLQSSGTAGSTSGLGVTVALNGDAAFLIDPAQGVVRQIDPRTLAGVGEPIHFPPGITGGTFDGKGRLWIAIPEEGTIAAIEPTGPAPTAGGTGGGASPTTVKTVTVADRSHDLVVSTLDSGVAVLDRTNGKLTTVIDEQQRQVGLDLQGTGALPTRTNGPDVPVTVVDGKHVFVVAGEKVTDFTVPGAGAKLKPAVAWSGRFYVADETNGAIYVLDRDGKLLDTIAFKEANGPIDLEVRENRLFINAPNAASARVVDDNGDVKVVDKFVNDVLGGEPPKLPPPPPPTPPVGKPGAVKNLKAVAGNTQARVTWSRASENGSPILKYIVEGNGQTFQVGADQRSLVITGLVNGQKYSFTVWAVNAKGTGPKRTSNTVTPSFEVPDPPLTVKAVEKPDGTVAVTWDKANGQGHNVARYEVTAVSNGVNAPIGTSTTNALTVKAGDLEYGTQYTFSVITVNDIGVASKASVVSNTVVPFAKPAAVKSLAATTVTSAKGTIKVSWTPGSDNGRPITEYQVTVNGTTKSTTGLSLTWNGLADGATVQVSVVAVNEAGSGPAAKDTAKTLAAPVRSAESASTTYSAVAIAATFTGDAVTCKLTIAGQSSVTDTSCANGSKLSVGVNRADKAYSWTLVVSNAAGSYTASGTARTTKLSATSQCNGCSEGVYEYKDNGDGYLEQTNGCCANGVYHRDGQSINPICRGSGVSINAAGENNNRRSTGWVMVNDPYYIPLAYTDISDGEFGNLPAC; translated from the coding sequence ATGGTGGATCTGTCACCCGGCGCCATCGGACGCCGTGCCCGCACCAAGGGTGGCATCGTCACGATCGCGACGGTGCTGGCCCTGGTCGCGGGGGTGGCGTTGACGTGGTTCGGGCTGGGGGCGAAAGACCACGCCGCGGCGAACTACGACTCGAGCTCCTGGCTGTGGAGTTCGCTCAAGGGCGAGATGGCCCGGGTCAACGGCGTCACCGGACGGGTCGACACCCGGATGGGCGTGCCGAACTCGGCCGGTCACACCATGCAGGTCAGCCAGACCGACCGCTTCCTCGTGCTGCGTGACGTCAACACCGGCAAGCTCGACGCCTTCGACCTCGCCACTCTGCAGTCGTCCGGCACTGCCGGCAGCACGTCCGGTCTCGGGGTGACGGTGGCGCTCAACGGCGACGCCGCGTTCCTGATCGACCCGGCGCAGGGCGTGGTCCGCCAGATCGATCCGCGGACGCTGGCCGGGGTCGGCGAGCCCATCCACTTCCCGCCGGGCATCACCGGCGGCACCTTCGACGGCAAGGGCCGACTCTGGATCGCGATCCCCGAGGAGGGGACGATCGCCGCGATCGAGCCGACCGGGCCGGCTCCCACGGCGGGCGGCACCGGCGGCGGCGCCTCGCCGACGACCGTGAAGACCGTGACCGTGGCCGACCGCAGCCACGACCTCGTCGTTTCCACTCTGGACAGCGGCGTGGCGGTGCTCGACCGCACCAACGGCAAACTGACCACGGTCATCGACGAGCAGCAGCGCCAGGTCGGCCTCGACCTGCAGGGCACCGGCGCGCTGCCGACCCGGACCAACGGCCCCGACGTGCCCGTCACCGTGGTCGACGGCAAGCACGTCTTCGTCGTCGCCGGGGAGAAGGTCACCGACTTCACCGTGCCGGGCGCCGGCGCGAAGCTCAAGCCGGCGGTCGCCTGGTCGGGCCGGTTCTACGTCGCCGACGAGACCAACGGCGCGATCTACGTCCTCGACCGCGACGGCAAGCTGCTGGACACGATCGCCTTCAAGGAGGCCAACGGGCCGATCGACCTGGAGGTCCGGGAGAACCGGCTGTTCATCAACGCGCCCAACGCCGCGTCGGCGCGGGTGGTCGACGACAACGGCGACGTGAAGGTCGTCGACAAGTTCGTCAACGACGTCCTCGGCGGCGAGCCGCCGAAACTGCCGCCGCCTCCGCCGCCCACCCCGCCGGTCGGCAAGCCGGGCGCGGTCAAGAACCTCAAGGCGGTCGCGGGCAACACGCAGGCCCGGGTCACCTGGAGCCGGGCGTCGGAGAACGGCTCGCCGATCCTCAAGTACATCGTGGAGGGCAACGGCCAGACCTTCCAGGTGGGCGCGGACCAGCGGTCGCTGGTGATCACCGGGCTGGTCAACGGCCAGAAGTACAGCTTCACGGTGTGGGCGGTCAACGCCAAGGGCACCGGGCCCAAGCGGACGAGCAACACGGTCACGCCGAGCTTCGAGGTCCCTGACCCGCCGCTGACCGTCAAGGCGGTCGAGAAGCCGGACGGCACCGTGGCGGTGACCTGGGACAAGGCCAACGGTCAGGGGCACAACGTCGCGCGCTACGAGGTGACCGCGGTGTCCAACGGCGTCAACGCGCCGATCGGCACCTCCACCACGAACGCCCTGACCGTCAAGGCCGGCGACCTCGAATACGGCACCCAGTACACGTTCAGCGTGATCACCGTCAACGACATCGGGGTCGCGTCGAAGGCGTCGGTCGTCAGCAACACGGTCGTCCCGTTCGCCAAGCCGGCCGCCGTGAAGAGCCTTGCCGCCACGACCGTCACCAGCGCCAAGGGCACCATCAAGGTGAGCTGGACGCCGGGTTCGGACAACGGCCGCCCGATCACCGAGTACCAGGTGACCGTGAACGGCACGACGAAGTCCACGACCGGGCTGAGCCTCACCTGGAACGGGCTTGCCGACGGCGCGACCGTCCAGGTCTCCGTGGTGGCGGTCAACGAGGCCGGGAGCGGTCCGGCCGCGAAGGACACGGCCAAGACGCTGGCCGCGCCGGTGCGCAGCGCCGAGAGCGCCAGCACCACGTACTCGGCGGTGGCGATCGCCGCGACGTTCACCGGCGACGCCGTCACCTGCAAGCTGACGATCGCCGGGCAGTCGTCGGTCACCGACACCTCCTGCGCCAACGGCAGCAAGCTCAGCGTCGGCGTGAACCGGGCGGACAAGGCGTACTCGTGGACGCTGGTGGTCAGCAACGCGGCCGGCTCCTACACCGCCTCCGGCACCGCCCGGACGACCAAGCTGTCCGCCACGTCGCAGTGCAACGGCTGTTCCGAGGGCGTCTACGAGTACAAGGACAACGGCGACGGCTACCTCGAGCAGACCAACGGCTGCTGTGCCAACGGCGTCTACCATCGGGACGGTCAGTCGATCAACCCGATCTGCCGGGGCTCGGGCGTGAGCATCAACGCCGCCGGGGAGAACAACAACCGGCGCAGCACCGGTTGGGTCATGGTCAACGACCCGTACTACATCCCGCTCGCGTACACCGACATCTCCGACGGAGAGTTCGGCAATCTACCAGCCTGTTGA
- a CDS encoding ABC transporter ATP-binding protein, with translation MTSLEVQNVSKVFTVRDHGRRARLTAVDDVSFALRSGETVALVGESGSGKSTIARMLARLTRPTSGRILLDGQPPGPKRAYRGQVQMVFQDPFASLNPAHSIGYHLRRPLLLHGRAHRGTAAEGAVDLLRRVNLTPPDQVAHRYPHELSGGQRQRVAIARALAPGPRILLADEPVSMLDVSIRLEILHLIDELKREEDLAVLYVTHDLATARYFATSIMVMYRGQIVESGPSDDVILRPAHPYTQLLAAAAPDPSTVRPARESLVVRGGKPPATGCLFRNRCPHAMPQCSESVPTFGVAGSESHSARCWLLAPS, from the coding sequence GTGACCAGCCTGGAAGTCCAGAACGTGAGCAAGGTCTTCACCGTGCGCGATCATGGCAGACGCGCTCGGCTCACGGCCGTGGACGACGTCTCCTTCGCCTTGCGTTCCGGCGAGACCGTCGCGCTAGTCGGGGAGAGCGGCAGCGGCAAGTCGACCATCGCGCGGATGCTGGCCCGGCTCACCCGGCCGACCTCCGGCCGCATCCTGCTCGACGGGCAGCCGCCGGGGCCGAAACGCGCCTATCGCGGGCAGGTGCAGATGGTGTTCCAGGACCCGTTCGCCTCCCTGAACCCGGCCCACTCCATCGGCTACCACCTGCGCCGGCCGCTGCTCCTGCACGGGCGTGCCCACCGAGGCACCGCCGCCGAGGGCGCGGTCGACCTGCTACGCCGCGTCAACCTGACCCCACCGGACCAGGTCGCCCACCGCTACCCGCACGAGCTGTCGGGCGGCCAGCGGCAGCGGGTCGCCATCGCCCGCGCGCTCGCCCCCGGGCCGCGCATCCTGCTCGCCGACGAGCCGGTCTCGATGCTCGACGTGTCGATCCGGCTGGAGATCCTGCACCTGATCGACGAGCTGAAACGTGAGGAGGACCTGGCCGTCCTCTACGTCACGCACGACCTCGCCACCGCGCGCTACTTCGCGACGTCGATCATGGTCATGTACCGGGGCCAGATCGTCGAGAGCGGGCCGAGCGACGACGTCATCCTGCGTCCCGCCCACCCCTACACCCAGCTGCTCGCGGCGGCCGCGCCCGACCCGTCGACCGTGCGGCCGGCCCGGGAATCCCTGGTCGTACGCGGCGGCAAACCGCCCGCGACCGGCTGCCTGTTCCGCAACCGGTGCCCGCACGCCATGCCGCAGTGCTCGGAATCGGTGCCGACCTTCGGCGTCGCCGGGTCGGAGTCGCACTCCGCTCGGTGCTGGCTCCTCGCCCCTTCGTAA
- a CDS encoding tetratricopeptide repeat protein, giving the protein MPQPTHLPDVWAQARALRDRGDLASARMLLEDSLDSATFQYGEDHPDILATALLLATLHRRAGDPSTARRVLEEALQAGLLRLDESEPVLLRISFELANVADALGNKHEARKHYARVATHGGGVEGLEDQVREAIAWLGPQSPPAPAHPAYAQPGMSQPVVGPPMLGQPMPGQPLPGQPGGGQHGVGQHGVGQHGVGQPGGGQPGGGQPGGGQPVPGQPVPGQPYSPAPGVLAVPPTANPGQAGQPVHPGQPGQAAYPGPDVHPGQPGQPAHSGQLGQAVHSGQPGQPVHPGQPGLPQRAPQDRPTMADQAPSAALVERTDMLPVPVQHAPLPSLSGPVRYAQNPVDESADLQPIAPPPIPVAQPSQVFTAAPSVIVEKRGRGAMAAAVAAALVAVVAAGVVVVLMLSRGTTPSGTGPQTTESQQSTGAPRGAATNLTISDRGDSITLRWTDPAGGSAGFAVKMGASRDAMKLVTGNLGAKPTFTITGLNAKFSYCFSVVTIYSGAEIYESTPVCTTRGSAKPS; this is encoded by the coding sequence GTGCCGCAGCCGACCCACCTCCCCGACGTCTGGGCGCAGGCCCGTGCCCTGCGCGACCGAGGCGACCTCGCTTCGGCCCGCATGCTGCTGGAGGACAGCCTCGACAGCGCGACCTTCCAGTACGGCGAGGACCATCCGGACATTCTCGCCACGGCGCTGCTGCTGGCGACGCTGCATCGGCGGGCCGGCGACCCCTCCACGGCGCGGCGCGTACTGGAGGAGGCGTTGCAGGCCGGTCTGCTCCGGCTCGACGAGTCCGAGCCGGTGCTGCTGCGAATCAGTTTCGAACTGGCGAACGTGGCCGACGCGCTCGGCAACAAGCACGAGGCGCGCAAGCACTACGCACGGGTGGCGACGCACGGCGGAGGCGTCGAAGGACTCGAGGACCAGGTACGCGAGGCGATCGCCTGGCTCGGCCCGCAGAGCCCGCCGGCCCCGGCGCACCCCGCGTACGCCCAGCCCGGCATGAGCCAGCCTGTCGTCGGTCCGCCCATGCTCGGCCAACCTATGCCGGGGCAGCCCCTGCCCGGCCAGCCCGGCGGTGGGCAGCATGGTGTTGGGCAGCATGGTGTTGGGCAGCATGGTGTTGGGCAGCCCGGCGGTGGGCAGCCCGGCGGTGGGCAGCCTGGCGGTGGGCAGCCGGTGCCGGGGCAGCCGGTGCCGGGGCAGCCGTACAGCCCGGCGCCGGGTGTGCTGGCCGTGCCGCCGACGGCCAACCCGGGCCAGGCGGGGCAGCCCGTTCACCCCGGACAGCCGGGCCAGGCCGCGTACCCGGGCCCGGATGTGCACCCCGGACAGCCGGGCCAGCCCGCTCACTCGGGACAGCTGGGTCAGGCCGTCCACTCCGGACAGCCGGGGCAGCCGGTTCACCCCGGCCAGCCGGGGTTGCCGCAGCGCGCGCCGCAGGACCGCCCGACGATGGCCGATCAGGCGCCGAGCGCCGCGTTGGTGGAGCGGACCGACATGCTGCCCGTGCCGGTGCAGCACGCTCCCCTGCCGTCCCTGAGCGGCCCCGTACGCTACGCGCAGAACCCGGTCGACGAGTCGGCCGACCTCCAGCCGATCGCGCCGCCACCGATCCCGGTGGCCCAGCCGTCGCAGGTCTTCACCGCCGCTCCGTCGGTCATCGTGGAGAAACGCGGCCGGGGCGCGATGGCGGCGGCGGTCGCGGCCGCGCTGGTCGCCGTGGTGGCCGCGGGCGTCGTCGTGGTCCTGATGCTCAGCCGGGGCACTACGCCGTCCGGCACCGGGCCGCAGACCACCGAGTCGCAGCAGTCGACGGGTGCGCCGCGCGGTGCGGCCACCAACCTGACGATCAGCGACCGGGGCGATTCCATCACGTTGCGCTGGACCGATCCGGCGGGGGGTTCGGCTGGGTTCGCCGTGAAGATGGGCGCCAGCCGCGACGCGATGAAGCTCGTGACCGGCAACCTCGGGGCGAAGCCCACGTTCACGATCACTGGACTCAATGCCAAGTTCTCCTATTGTTTCAGCGTCGTGACGATTTACTCGGGCGCGGAGATCTATGAATCGACGCCCGTATGCACGACGCGAGGCAGCGCGAAGCCCAGCTGA
- a CDS encoding ABC transporter permease: MRFVLRKLGFYAIAAWAAVTLNFFIPRLIKGNPVDLFLSRVQATSPPPPEYRRALELQFGVTDDPLWVQYFGYLKNLAHGNFGLSIANYPVPVSTVIAQSLPWTLVLVGVSLTITVALGVGLGALAGWKRGTWIDGLIPSTTFLAAIPYFWLALILLFLLGSTLGWFPLNFGYDVATFAGPEASGAFLSSAIYHGTLPALTIVLSGVAGWMLGMRNMMVSTMAEDYVVMAEAKGLSPRRVMLSYAARNAVLPSVAGFAISLGFVVSGQIATEIVFNYPGIGFALIQAVNSADYPLMQGIFLIISLAVLGANLLVDLLYGVIDPRTRQEARA; the protein is encoded by the coding sequence ATGCGATTCGTCCTGCGCAAACTGGGGTTCTACGCGATCGCGGCCTGGGCGGCGGTCACCCTCAACTTCTTCATCCCCCGGCTGATCAAGGGCAACCCGGTCGACCTGTTCCTGTCCCGGGTGCAGGCCACCTCACCGCCGCCGCCGGAGTACCGCCGCGCACTGGAGCTCCAGTTCGGGGTGACCGACGACCCGCTGTGGGTGCAGTACTTCGGCTACCTGAAGAACCTCGCGCACGGCAACTTCGGCCTGTCGATCGCGAACTATCCGGTGCCGGTGAGCACGGTCATCGCGCAGTCGCTGCCGTGGACGCTGGTCCTGGTCGGCGTCAGCCTGACCATCACCGTCGCCCTGGGCGTCGGGCTCGGCGCGCTCGCCGGCTGGAAGCGCGGCACCTGGATCGACGGCCTGATCCCGTCGACCACCTTCCTCGCCGCCATCCCGTACTTCTGGCTGGCGCTCATCCTGCTCTTCCTGCTCGGCTCCACGCTCGGCTGGTTCCCGCTGAACTTCGGCTACGACGTCGCCACCTTCGCCGGACCGGAGGCGAGCGGGGCCTTCCTGAGCAGCGCGATCTATCACGGGACGCTGCCCGCGTTGACCATCGTGCTGTCCGGCGTCGCGGGCTGGATGCTCGGCATGCGCAACATGATGGTCTCCACCATGGCCGAGGACTACGTGGTCATGGCCGAGGCCAAGGGCCTGTCGCCGCGCCGGGTGATGCTCTCCTACGCCGCCCGCAACGCCGTCCTGCCGAGCGTCGCCGGGTTCGCCATCTCGCTCGGCTTCGTCGTCAGCGGCCAGATCGCCACCGAGATCGTCTTCAACTACCCCGGCATCGGCTTCGCCCTCATCCAGGCGGTCAACAGCGCCGACTACCCGCTGATGCAGGGCATCTTCCTGATCATCTCGCTCGCCGTGCTCGGGGCGAATCTGCTGGTCGACCTGCTCTACGGCGTCATCGACCCGCGTACGCGACAGGAGGCCCGCGCGTGA